One part of the Triplophysa dalaica isolate WHDGS20190420 chromosome 25, ASM1584641v1, whole genome shotgun sequence genome encodes these proteins:
- the grna.1 gene encoding granulin 1 — MNKSQGRIRSSADSRKPLPTEEETNLNSKMVPVLMFFMAALVAADETLTEISAPAESVSPSVVHCDTYTYCPDGTTCCRSPYGQWFCCPFSMGQCCRDGIHCCQHGYHCDSTSTRCLRGWMDLPSSVQAASKANQKTEFVLLDKDLERQNQAEIVQCDGNVYCSAEKFCCKTRDGQWGCCRGPFL; from the exons ATGAACAAAAGTCAAGGCAGAATTAGGAGCAGCGCAGACAGCAGAAAACCCTTACCCACAGAAGAAGAGACTAACCTAAACAGCAAG ATGGTTCCAGTGTTGATGTTCTTCATGGCTGCGCTGGTAGCTGCAGATGAGACATTAACTGAGATCTCAGCTCCAGCGGAgtctgtctctccctctgtgGTGCACTGTGACACTTACACATACTGTCCCGATGGAACAACATGCTGTCGTAGTCCTTACGGCCAGTGGTTCTGCTGTCCATTCTCTATG GGTCAGTGCTGCAGAGATGGAATTCATTGCTGTCAACATGGCTATCATTGCGATTCTACATCAACCCGTTGTTTGAGAGGGTGGATGGATCTGCCATCTTCCGTCCAGGCGGCTTCCAAAGCGAACCAGAAAACTGAG tttgtGCTCCTGGATAAGGATCTTGAAAGGCAGAATCAGGCTGAGATTGTACAGTGTGATGGAAATGTCTACTGCTCAGCTGAGAAGTTCTGCTGCAAGACCCGAGATGGCCAGTGGGGGTGCTGCAGAG GACCATTCCTGTAA